From Acidobacteriota bacterium, one genomic window encodes:
- a CDS encoding heavy metal translocating P-type ATPase: MDPSKFNILPDQGDPTGHSPSRPQPDSVRDPVCGMWVNPETAADSYAYRGQTYYFCRTHCRTEFEADPDRYLGSREPPAVPTSGSGTSESEDKRQSASYTCPMHPEVLTDRPGACPLCGMALEPRAVSLEEPDNPELSDMKGRFRISLILTLPIFLLAMSEMVVGSLLPPRWPAGVSSWIQCLLAAPVVLWGGWPLLQRGWASLVHLSPNMFTLIGLGTATSYLYSLAATLAPSLFPDAFRGPDGVVPVYFEAAAVITTLVLLGQVLELRARQRTGSAIRSLLSLAPETARRLREDGTEEEVTLDRIAVDARLRVRPGERIPVDGVVLEGASSVDESMLTGEPLPVQKLPANQVAGGTMNQTGSFVMRATRVGQDTLLARIVQMVAEAQRTRAPIQRFADAVSARFVPAVLLVALLTFVVWSLLGPQPAMAYGLINAVAVLIIACPCALGLATPMSIMVATGRGASSGVLVKNAAALEALDGVDTLVLDKTGTLTEGKPRLQTLAALPGWSEEELLSAVASLEQASEHPLAGAILEAAGSRDLDLDPVQEFQAVPGRGIKGQVRGRSLVVGNARMLEELGIETGAPHHRRDNLRESGQAVVLVAADGRLAGWLGVEDPVKRSAKEALYQLQRAGLRLLMVTGDHRKSAEKVAYELGIDQVVAEVDPREKGAIVKRLQDEGKRVAMAGDGINDAPALAQAQVGIAMGGGTDVAIESAGITLVAGDLGGLVRAFGLSRRTMRNIRQNLFLAFVYNLLGIPVAAGLLYPLFGLLLSPMIAAAAMTFSSLSVIANALRLRRLAL, encoded by the coding sequence ATGGATCCTTCCAAATTCAATATTCTGCCGGACCAGGGCGATCCAACCGGCCATAGCCCTTCACGTCCCCAGCCCGACAGCGTGCGGGACCCGGTGTGCGGCATGTGGGTCAACCCCGAAACCGCCGCCGATTCCTATGCCTACCGCGGTCAGACCTACTACTTTTGCCGCACACACTGCCGGACTGAATTCGAGGCCGATCCCGATCGTTACCTCGGCAGCCGGGAGCCCCCTGCGGTCCCGACCTCCGGGAGCGGAACATCGGAATCGGAGGACAAACGACAGTCGGCGAGCTACACCTGCCCCATGCACCCCGAGGTCCTGACCGATCGACCCGGAGCCTGTCCCCTGTGCGGCATGGCCCTGGAGCCCCGAGCGGTAAGCCTGGAGGAACCCGATAATCCGGAGCTGTCCGACATGAAAGGCCGTTTCAGGATCAGCCTGATTCTCACGCTCCCCATCTTCCTGCTGGCCATGTCGGAGATGGTCGTGGGCAGCTTGCTGCCGCCGCGCTGGCCGGCCGGGGTCTCGTCCTGGATTCAATGCCTGCTGGCAGCGCCCGTGGTCCTCTGGGGGGGATGGCCGCTGCTGCAGCGAGGGTGGGCCTCCCTGGTGCACCTCAGCCCCAACATGTTTACCCTGATCGGGTTGGGCACGGCGACCAGCTACCTCTACAGCCTGGCGGCCACCCTGGCCCCGTCCCTGTTCCCGGACGCCTTCAGGGGTCCGGACGGAGTCGTTCCCGTCTACTTCGAAGCGGCAGCCGTCATCACCACCCTGGTCTTGCTGGGGCAGGTGTTGGAGCTTCGGGCCCGGCAACGGACCGGCAGCGCCATCCGCTCGCTCCTGAGTCTGGCCCCCGAAACCGCGCGCCGGCTGCGCGAGGATGGGACCGAGGAGGAGGTCACGCTCGACCGCATCGCCGTGGATGCCCGGCTGCGGGTTCGACCCGGGGAGCGCATCCCGGTTGACGGAGTGGTCCTGGAGGGCGCCAGCTCGGTGGATGAATCCATGCTCACCGGCGAGCCCCTTCCGGTCCAGAAGCTTCCCGCCAACCAGGTGGCCGGCGGCACCATGAACCAGACCGGCAGTTTCGTCATGCGCGCCACCCGGGTGGGACAGGACACCCTGCTGGCCCGGATCGTTCAGATGGTGGCCGAAGCCCAGAGGACACGCGCTCCCATTCAGCGTTTCGCCGACGCGGTCTCCGCCCGCTTCGTCCCCGCGGTCCTCCTGGTTGCCCTGTTGACCTTCGTGGTCTGGAGCCTGCTGGGGCCTCAGCCCGCGATGGCTTACGGCCTGATCAATGCCGTGGCCGTGTTGATTATCGCCTGCCCCTGTGCCCTCGGCCTGGCCACACCCATGTCGATCATGGTGGCAACCGGACGAGGAGCCAGCTCCGGCGTGCTGGTCAAGAATGCCGCGGCCCTGGAAGCCCTGGACGGCGTCGACACCCTGGTGCTGGACAAGACGGGAACTCTTACCGAAGGCAAACCCCGGCTGCAGACCTTGGCGGCCCTGCCCGGCTGGAGCGAAGAGGAGTTGTTATCGGCGGTGGCCAGCCTGGAGCAGGCCAGCGAACACCCCCTGGCGGGAGCCATCCTGGAAGCGGCCGGGAGCCGCGACCTCGATCTGGACCCCGTCCAGGAATTCCAGGCCGTTCCCGGGAGGGGGATTAAGGGGCAGGTCCGAGGACGGTCCCTGGTAGTGGGCAATGCCAGGATGCTGGAGGAACTTGGGATCGAAACGGGAGCACCGCATCACCGCAGGGACAACCTGAGGGAGTCGGGCCAGGCCGTGGTGCTGGTAGCCGCCGATGGCCGATTGGCCGGATGGCTGGGGGTGGAAGACCCCGTCAAACGCTCTGCCAAGGAGGCCCTGTACCAGCTACAGCGTGCAGGGTTGCGTCTCCTGATGGTCACCGGGGACCACCGAAAGTCCGCCGAAAAAGTGGCCTACGAGTTGGGGATCGACCAGGTCGTGGCCGAAGTGGATCCACGGGAGAAAGGAGCGATCGTCAAACGGCTGCAAGACGAAGGCAAGCGGGTGGCCATGGCCGGCGACGGTATCAATGACGCCCCGGCGCTGGCCCAGGCGCAGGTGGGTATCGCCATGGGGGGCGGCACCGACGTAGCCATCGAGAGCGCCGGGATCACCCTGGTGGCAGGGGACCTGGGAGGCCTGGTTCGCGCCTTCGGACTGAGTCGTCGGACCATGCGCAATATCCGGCAGAACCTGTTTCTGGCCTTTGTCTACAACCTGTTGGGCATTCCGGTTGCCGCCGGCCTACTCTACCCGCTCTTCGGCCTGTTGCTGAGCCCCATGATCGCCGCCGCCGCCATGACCTTCAGCTCCCTGTCGGTCATCGCCAACGCCCTGCGCCTCAGACGACTGGCCCTGTAA
- a CDS encoding potassium channel protein — translation MHRRVASHPHRRFWKTAVALVGLLLLGAAGFWLLEDMGVLDALYMAVITLSTVGFGEVRPLSAGGKLFTMVLILGAGWLAMYLLSGMADFLLSGEGRAYLRKRRLLRMLDKLSDHVIVCGYGRVGRHVAQELATQGLPFVVIDPSAEKISQVDQSGFLALRGDGANEALLAQAGIERARGLLVAADSDAQNVFIVLSARSVRSDLLIVARAIDEQSESKLVKAGANRVILPYQFSGRRMVTMLIRPEVANFLDEVAYGGGLQLYMEQFQLAPDSPLVGQTLEQCRWRARFGVTVLACKLADGGINASPAADTQLTAGLRMIVLGTREQLQNLPELAQGKLKAF, via the coding sequence GTGCACAGGCGGGTTGCCTCCCACCCTCATCGGCGCTTCTGGAAAACGGCGGTTGCCCTGGTCGGCCTGCTGCTGTTGGGTGCGGCAGGGTTCTGGCTGCTGGAGGACATGGGGGTATTGGATGCCCTCTACATGGCCGTGATCACCTTGAGCACGGTCGGCTTCGGGGAAGTCCGGCCCCTGTCGGCGGGTGGCAAGCTCTTCACCATGGTGCTCATTCTGGGTGCCGGCTGGCTGGCCATGTACCTGCTGAGCGGCATGGCCGATTTTCTGCTCTCCGGCGAAGGCCGTGCCTACCTGCGAAAACGACGCTTGCTCCGAATGCTGGACAAACTCTCCGATCACGTCATCGTCTGCGGCTACGGGCGGGTGGGCCGCCATGTGGCTCAGGAACTGGCCACTCAAGGCCTCCCCTTCGTGGTGATCGATCCTTCGGCCGAGAAAATCAGCCAGGTCGACCAATCCGGTTTCCTGGCGCTCCGGGGAGACGGGGCCAATGAAGCTCTTCTGGCTCAAGCCGGAATCGAGCGGGCCCGCGGTCTGCTGGTGGCCGCCGATTCCGACGCCCAGAACGTGTTCATCGTGCTCAGTGCACGTAGCGTCAGGTCGGACCTCCTGATCGTGGCTCGGGCCATCGACGAGCAGTCGGAAAGCAAGTTGGTGAAAGCCGGCGCCAATCGGGTGATCTTGCCCTATCAATTCAGCGGCCGCAGGATGGTCACCATGCTGATCCGGCCCGAAGTGGCAAACTTCCTGGATGAAGTGGCCTACGGGGGAGGTCTCCAGCTCTACATGGAGCAATTCCAGCTCGCCCCGGACTCGCCCCTGGTGGGCCAGACGCTGGAGCAGTGCCGCTGGCGCGCCCGCTTCGGCGTCACCGTTCTGGCCTGCAAGCTGGCCGATGGCGGTATCAACGCCAGTCCCGCCGCCGACACCCAATTGACCGCCGGTCTCAGGATGATTGTTCTTGGAACCCGGGAACAGCTCCAAAACCTGCCTGAACTCGCCCAGGGAAAACTCAAGGCTTTTTAG
- a CDS encoding NAD-dependent epimerase/dehydratase family protein: MRQTATLITGASGEMGHGLIDRLAEEGVEDLVALDIRPIDSEIGSHCKACVNGDILDERLLERMQSEYEIHTVYHLAALLSTRAEFTPDAAHRVNAGGTLRLLQMAVEQSHWHGHPVKFMFPSSIAAYGLPGRTVKQRTGTVRETEWNFPTTMYGCNKLYCEHLGRYYANHYRQLAADSSGHGIDFRCIRFPGLISAATLPSGGTTDYAPEMIHAAASGQRYGCFVVPETRLPFIVMPDAINALLQLQKAPRETLRQTEYNVSSFSMTAEEIHRRILMEWPRAEVDFKPDGKRQAIVDSWPAEVDDSAARTDWGWAPRYDKAAAFSEYLIPRIKSRYSG, from the coding sequence ATGAGACAGACCGCCACCCTGATCACCGGAGCCAGCGGAGAAATGGGGCATGGGCTCATCGACCGGTTGGCCGAGGAGGGTGTCGAGGACCTGGTGGCCCTGGATATCCGGCCGATCGACAGCGAAATCGGAAGCCACTGCAAGGCCTGCGTCAATGGAGACATTCTGGACGAGAGGCTGCTGGAGCGGATGCAGAGCGAATACGAAATCCACACCGTCTATCATCTGGCGGCCCTGCTGTCCACGCGGGCCGAGTTCACCCCCGATGCCGCCCACCGGGTCAACGCAGGCGGCACGCTGAGGCTGCTCCAGATGGCCGTCGAGCAGTCTCACTGGCACGGCCACCCGGTGAAATTCATGTTTCCCAGCTCCATCGCCGCCTACGGACTCCCCGGCCGGACGGTCAAGCAACGCACCGGCACGGTCCGGGAAACGGAGTGGAATTTCCCCACCACCATGTATGGGTGCAACAAGCTCTACTGCGAGCATCTGGGGCGCTATTACGCCAACCACTACCGGCAACTGGCGGCCGATTCATCGGGCCACGGCATCGACTTCCGCTGCATCCGCTTCCCCGGGCTCATCAGCGCTGCCACCCTGCCCAGCGGCGGCACTACCGACTATGCTCCGGAAATGATCCATGCCGCCGCCAGCGGCCAGAGGTACGGCTGTTTCGTAGTCCCCGAAACGCGCCTCCCTTTCATTGTCATGCCGGACGCCATCAACGCCCTGCTGCAACTCCAAAAGGCACCGCGGGAGACGCTCCGTCAGACCGAGTACAACGTCAGCAGCTTCAGCATGACCGCGGAGGAAATACACCGGCGCATCCTCATGGAGTGGCCTCGGGCAGAGGTCGACTTCAAGCCCGATGGAAAGCGTCAGGCCATCGTGGATTCCTGGCCGGCTGAAGTGGACGATTCGGCAGCCCGCACCGACTGGGGCTGGGCGCCCCGCTACGACAAGGCGGCTGCCTTCAGCGAGTACCTGATCCCTCGAATCAAGAGCCGGTATTCCGGATAG
- a CDS encoding CRTAC1 family protein — MAPYWGLRAEPAEQSSSEIFSDVSLQAGITWTHFNGQSQDRFLIEASSGGVALLDYDNDGWLDIFFVNGGETPKGKSRSPVRNALYRNLGNGKFEDVAERAGVAEVPFYGMGAAGADYDNDGFQDLYVTGFPSSALFRNQGDGTFREVTQGAGLENAGEWGASAVWFDFDRDRHLDLFVCNYAELSFAHPRPCNFAGKPEYCSQRAYPPRRPRLYRNNGSGAFMDVSRSSGVSRHVGRAFGVVSVDIDDDGWDDLFVAGDASPDLLLLNRRNGSFEDRGFDAEIAYSVNGEARAGMGVDAADLNGDGRPDFIVTNFHDEYHALYLSTSQLLYREWTRPSGLAGFTRPFVGWGARFIDYDNDSDLDLVIVNGHVSETIELSRGDIRYRQLPLLLANVGDLKFRNMASQAGPVFRTRHSARGMATGDYDNDGDMDVVFVRLNERPVLLRNNTGQEGAWIGFELQGSLSNRDAIGSKLSLKSGDKRFTKWVTGGASFLASHDKRVVFGLGKPVKEECSLEIRWPSGKVQRISGLGINRYHKIVESGEVAEGS; from the coding sequence TTGGCCCCCTATTGGGGCCTTCGGGCTGAACCCGCCGAGCAATCGTCCTCGGAAATCTTCAGCGACGTTTCCCTTCAGGCCGGCATCACCTGGACACATTTCAACGGCCAGTCTCAGGATCGCTTTCTCATTGAAGCCTCCAGCGGCGGTGTCGCCCTTCTGGACTACGACAATGATGGCTGGCTGGACATCTTTTTCGTCAACGGCGGGGAAACCCCGAAAGGCAAGAGTCGATCACCTGTCCGGAATGCCCTCTACCGCAACCTCGGCAACGGCAAGTTCGAGGACGTCGCCGAGCGCGCCGGGGTGGCCGAGGTGCCCTTCTACGGAATGGGAGCGGCCGGCGCCGACTACGACAATGACGGCTTTCAGGACCTGTATGTCACCGGCTTTCCCTCCAGCGCCCTGTTTCGCAATCAGGGCGACGGCACCTTCCGCGAAGTCACCCAAGGGGCAGGTCTGGAAAATGCCGGAGAATGGGGTGCCAGCGCAGTCTGGTTCGATTTCGACCGCGACCGGCACCTGGACCTCTTCGTTTGCAACTATGCCGAGTTGTCCTTTGCCCACCCCCGTCCCTGCAACTTTGCGGGCAAGCCCGAATACTGCTCGCAGCGAGCCTACCCTCCACGGCGCCCCAGGCTCTATCGCAACAACGGCTCCGGCGCCTTCATGGACGTGAGCCGTTCGTCGGGAGTGTCCCGGCATGTGGGACGGGCCTTCGGAGTCGTCAGCGTGGACATCGACGACGACGGCTGGGATGACCTGTTCGTGGCCGGGGACGCCTCGCCCGACCTGCTGCTTCTGAACCGCAGGAACGGTTCCTTCGAAGACCGCGGGTTCGACGCGGAAATCGCCTACAGCGTCAACGGCGAAGCACGGGCCGGCATGGGAGTGGACGCCGCCGATCTCAATGGAGACGGCCGCCCCGATTTCATAGTGACCAACTTTCATGACGAGTATCACGCCCTCTACTTAAGCACCTCGCAACTGCTCTACCGCGAGTGGACCCGGCCCTCCGGGTTGGCCGGCTTCACTCGGCCGTTCGTGGGCTGGGGCGCGCGCTTCATCGACTACGACAATGACAGCGACCTGGACCTGGTCATCGTCAACGGCCACGTGAGCGAGACCATCGAGCTCTCCCGCGGGGACATCCGTTACCGCCAGCTTCCCCTGCTGCTGGCCAACGTCGGGGACCTGAAATTCCGCAACATGGCTTCCCAAGCGGGACCGGTTTTCCGGACCAGGCACTCCGCCAGGGGGATGGCGACGGGGGACTACGACAATGACGGGGACATGGATGTGGTCTTTGTCCGGCTGAACGAGAGGCCGGTGCTGTTGCGGAACAACACCGGACAGGAGGGGGCCTGGATCGGATTCGAGCTTCAGGGAAGCCTCAGCAACCGGGACGCTATCGGCAGCAAGCTGTCCTTGAAGTCGGGTGACAAGCGTTTCACCAAGTGGGTGACCGGTGGGGCCAGTTTCCTGGCCTCCCATGACAAACGCGTGGTCTTTGGACTGGGGAAACCTGTGAAGGAAGAGTGCAGCCTCGAGATCCGTTGGCCCAGCGGGAAAGTCCAGAGGATTTCCGGACTCGGGATCAACCGCTACCATAAAATAGTCGAGTCCGGCGAGGTCGCTGAAGGTTCTTGA